A stretch of DNA from Ptychodera flava strain L36383 unplaced genomic scaffold, AS_Pfla_20210202 Scaffold_98__1_contigs__length_335564_pilon, whole genome shotgun sequence:
tttgtaataacatttatttggttttgtagtaCATGTGTGACCTGGTAGTGGttcaacaaattaatttcatcaagtaatgAGCTAgtccaatttcatgaatttgtcacccacatatacttttgaaagataaatttggtttttgaatttttggtgagatttttttcagccattgtGTTTAACATATACACCAAAGCCACGAAAAACAACCTCAGAAGCTAGCACTAGGACAAGACGTCAGAGGGTGTTGCAGTTAAGTCAGAGGAGAGACATTGTCAGTGGTGGTGATGCGATGCTGCAGCTGAGTGAGAGGAGGTGAGACACCTACAAAAGGACAAGAAGGAAAATCTTCCAGATCTTGGGACTCACTCCTGACATACCTCCAGGTGCTGGCCTTCATTTGGAAGTTGCTCAACATGGGCTGCCAAGAGGAAATTACGGCATTACTTCAAGGCATGGCATGTGAATATTGGAAGTGAGGTATGTTAtgcaggtcattttccccccacactcatcaaggtcactgtccttcttgacctcacaaccatgaatttaataagtcatgtttggaattttctggaaatttaattagttgtgtaagagagagaattttagaacagtaattagcatgtcagtaaaagttctagattgttcttatatactcttatataagcacatgagtattaatattgggacagcaggcttgcagtcagacttttgggattgtgtgCAAACTCTATTATGATCATGTAGAGAAAGACTGTGGATAAGTAATCTTGTTATCACATATTACTGAATATATGTGTTACTGTTGTTTTTgcactttgttcatatttctcTTCAGGTCTAGCAAACTTACCTGGCATGGTACAATACCTACCAGTGAAATTTGGATAAAGTTAGGTGGGGACAAGGGTCAGGGAACCACGAGAATGGTTTACCAAGTTGCTAACATCAGTAATCCAAATGTAGCAGATAATACAGTGATTGGAGTACATTTGCAGCACCTGATTCCTATTACAATTTAGAAATAGCTTTAGCTGTTAACAGAGGTCAGGTAGACAAACTGGATGGCACAAAGTGGAAGTAAGTCTAAACATGCATACTGTGTTTCACTAAACAATGAACAGATTGTACCATATATCtattttggtacaatatttggaacttaagatacatacatattggttattcaagtttaatacatgcattATACTGCTGATCCAAAAATCTGATAACAATGTGCAAATCTGACCAAACTTATGCAGCATAAATATGATACCTACATTAAATAGTACAAAAGGCAAAGTCGTTTTCTTGCATGTACAGAATGCATTGATGTGTAGAAACATTGGGCATTAATTTAGAATGGTGTGGACAATTGTCTTACATTccactttgatttatttcagggaCAAGACACTATTAGCATGGATGATGGGAGATTATGAGTATCTGGCCAAGAGTTATGGATTGTCTGGACCAAATGGTATGAAATGTATACTAGCATGCTATGATTTATACGTGAGAAAAGTTGAGGCACTGACAGGACAGGCAGTTTATTGTGTGCACTTCAGTTTGACCTATGATTTACATGTGTACATCCTtgacctatcagtttgcaatATGTGCGACTGTTAATAATCAGCATGCATTGTGTATGATATGCTGTAGAacacaattatgataatttgttgtagtttttcGTTGACTTAAGACATTCACAGCTAACATTGATTAGTCAGATAAATTTAAAGGAAGGGGTACACAGTGGGTCAgatcttgataaatatttgcaagctATTGACAAATGATTGTTTTCCTCTGTAGAAATTCTTGTGTTTATTTCTCAATTTAATTCTTACACATAGTATTAATATGTATACTGGCAATGCAAAATGTAGTAACcatgaatttctttgaaataaatatttaaattgataagtTTGCATATTACAGGTACATCCTCTCCAAGAGttcacacatgcacatcaaattgacttcatgaacaccAGTCGTGTCTATACCTACTAAGGTTTTTAAGtaattatgtcagtttttgttccttgtcttcctcacattgaaatattttagggaAATATTTTTGCGTATGCTGTGTGATCAGCAAGGAACAAACACAGTTGCTGAAGGAGGAACAGccattgtcatcaatgaagAAGAGAACCCttgatgatatcagaaaatgtcacagtgaatttctttcaactgGTGGAAACCTAAGGCATGCCATGCAGCACTACAATAGTGTCAGAAAGCCACTTTTCAATGTACCACTGCACAGAGTATGTACTAATCAATTCAATCCACTATGTTGTTTGCTTCCATTGACCAACTAAACATATAGCTCTGTTCTGTTTCAATCAGTTCACTTTACCTTTCTCTGAACAGTTCAACAGACCACACTGTGACCTATCTACATGTGTGCATGCCACTATGTCCATAACGGTATGCACAAATAGAAGTTTATTAGTGAAGCTATATGCgaaaacaagttgacaatgaagccAGCACATATGTCAGCATTTGTGATCAATCTAgttgttgtatatttgtatgtagtgttttcttcataaatagGTAGGTATGAAAGTTACAAGATATTGTCAtacattaaaagtaaaagatATATGTGCTAAcccttatattttatcacaggttGCAGTCCCAGGGTTGCACATCAGTCCTGgcttgttttaaaagtttttcaccATGATGGAAGCTAGCTGTGCAGTACTGGATATCAAGATCATCACTCTGGAGagagatgatgacattgatgaacCCGTGCTGAAGCCTGCTGGATTTGACACATATGTAGCCATGTTGAAACAAGTCGAGACATTACAGTGTGAAGCGAAAGAACTCCAAGAAGAAGCTAAGACCTTGGCCGATAGTGTTGAAAAGGCTCTCCTTGCTGATGATGActgtgacgatgatgatgaggatgacGACAACAGTGAAGATGATGGCAGACCGCCACTAATGACCTTGGGCAAAGTTAAAAAAGCCCAGGAGAAAGTGCAGGAACTCAGTGAAGAAGCTGACAGGAAGGTTAGTATTTATGAATAGAAGACCATAGtacattaacaaaataaaaatacatgattttgtgataattttgaaatcttgtgaGACACAATTAATTTCAGTGGCAGTGAGTTGCTAGCCaagtcaaactttttatcaaactggaatagttgccatgttaaataaacatgtaatgtttgtttAGCATGGTGTTAAATTTCCTGTATCATGTGAGAACACCCACAGATAACCTGTCTAGCAACCTGAGATCTCAGAGGGTctccttcatctttgaaaatggcatattgataccagaagtaagatcatttttgtgatgataagaaataacattgtcaatctcaagtgcacagtcatgtctatgctgcattttcagaattttggctTGTGCACATTTGTAGTGCAGTCATTTCCAGACAACACAGTGTTTATCTTTTTTCTTAGATATCTGAAGCTACAGACATAAAAGCGAAACTGCCAAAACAATGTGGTTTTGTAGTCTGCGGTATTGACCAAGCTCTGCAGTCATTTGGTGTTGGACGTCATTCTTACCACGGGCAGGCATTCATCGGAAATCATGTGAACaagtgctgtaaagtatgtgtttacaactgtacactgttttgttgctaaagtcattaaaaggttcagtattctgcttgtcatgATTTTCAAGCTTTCAGTGTTAGATTTattgtgtgttatatatatactacagaagatgtatttcgtctacattattttgacctactttcagtgaaacagctctgtttgcttctttgaaagaaagttatcatatcctttttttttattttttgtgtttcaggaagaaaacattcaaacattGTGCAAGAGCGTCATCAGGACCACAGCAAGAATATGCCCACAGCTGAATGAACAGGCTGCACACATTTGTGGTCTGTATaagccaatatttcaaaatttgcagcctGCCATAATCTTTAGAGTACAAGCAATAGAATGTCAGTTGAATATATTAGCAGTTATATTCTCAGTtcaaacatatcacatttaatgGCATATTACAGGGAACACTTTCCTTATGAAAGTGTACCCCAAAATGCATATGTTAGAAGATCATGTCATCCCTCCGATTTAAAACACAGGGTTTGGCTTTGGTTTCCTCACAGAACGGTGTAGAGAGTATCGATCATGAGATTAGGAAGGgaaacatatcacatttaatgGCATATTACAGAGAACACTTTCCTTATGAACGTGTACCCCCAAAATGCATATGTTAGAAAATAATGTCATCCCTCAGATTGAAAACACAGGGTTTGGCTTTGGTTTCCTCACAGAACGGTGTAGAGAGTATCCATCATGAGATTAGGAAGGGAATGGACCGGTATAGTAAAGTACCTGGCCATAATGGTTTAAAGAAATTAGAACTTATGGTAAGGGAGCATCATGTGATGACAATCCCAGTCATGTGAAATTGCCAAAAACACAAAGGGGTTCATACAGAACCAAATAAGCAACGTGAAATAATGATGGCCATAGTgataaaagtaaagataaatcatgataaaataaacatgtaaagaacaaattaattaagtcaataacaaaccaatatgtaaataaaaacaatgaaaccTGGTTCTTTCtatgaatcatatttttactaaattgatgcttgtatttttagtccccacagataccgtccggggggacttataggtttggtcatgtccgtgcgtgtgtcagtgtgtgcgtTTGTCCGTCCatgcatccgtccgttcacacagatatctcagagatacatggagcgatttcattcaaacttggtacaaggattacttgatatgtcatacatatgcacgtcgatttgttttgtgatatgatccaatatggccaccgtgcggccattttattacaattttttatgtacggagccataactcggacatgtttcaaccgattttattgaaagttggtacaaggacattgaccttcatcatacatatgcacatcaatttgttcacaacatgatccaatatggctgccatgcggcaatctcattacaattttgtcatgtacggagccataactcagacatgtctcaacagattttattcaaagtcggtacaaggacattgacctatgtcatacatatgcatgtcaatttgtttcatgatatgattcaatatggccgcatggcagccatttgttacaattttttcatgtccttagccataactcaggcccgtctaaatggattttattcaaactttgtacaatgactttgacctatgtcatacatatgcacgtcgatatGGCTGCAATgccaccattttgttacaattttttcatgtacggagcaatTACTCaatcatatctcaaccgattttattcaaagttgttacaaggacattgactcatgtaatacatatgtatatcgatttgtttcacgatatgatccaatatgaccacatggcagccattttgttatgtttttttttcatgtcaaaagccataactctggcaagtcacaaccgattttattcaaggttggtacatggacattgacttatgtcatacatatgcatgtagattttttagacagtaagattaaatatggctgcatggcggccattttgttacgatcttTCCATGTTCAGatccataactcagacatctctccaccagtatcattcaaagttggtataaggacattgacttacgtcatacatttgcacattgatttgttgaacggtatgtagcagtatcatgtcaattacctaaatttcataattagtgatatgtcgagaaatactgcatcagatttcatgaaacttggtacagatgttaagcttacattgctttaacaatgtcaatttgtattttttcagtttctgtgtacctttccttttcgtttcctatattttgtttgtttagctCTTTATTTCTCCCTTTTTTTAAATGCAACTTTGTGGGATAAGTTACTTTTGATTTTCAGAGAGCTTGTAAAAGATGTTTGCCCGaaactttgtttatttgtaatttatttgagtcttgtcacttcaagaaataaaaaaaatgttttattctatATGCACGTGCCTGTTTGATCATTTATGTTatggtttgaagtaatttttaataacattaCAGTTAATTTGCCATTTGCTGTTAAAAAAATCACCGTACaatacaaataaggcaataatacattgatttctgcctgatgatgaaaaaggtgcctctctaatttttgccgttttgtGGCGCTGTTCTGTGGCTTCCGATTGAATgtgtatccgtaaagttcgcacACAAGTTAACAGTCtgggcctgctggtatcgctttAAACTGCTTAGTGCCACTTTCCGACAAGCATCTAATTAATTACTCCTTGGCCTAATGATATCCCTCTCTCAGTACcgtatgatgcataattctgcgctgcacgtacaacaTTAAGAAGAAGTCAccccttttgacaaaattaaaataacaacacctctttttcagaattcccagagcttcaatgaactagtgttattacatttctatataatacttatagcccctaaacttgtaataataataataataataataataataataataataataataataataaatataagtattatatagaaataataatgcgaataataataggttcaatttccgtgcaaatttcaccataagatatgatatcgatttcactgccccatgtttccatggtaaccattttaggggttgaaaatttcagtttttctaatatcccatgaaaagttactttgattgatatgaaaattatctagtgggggagttcgggtcagagaacacaaaaaccagacttatcttaatgtttcgagttgccatggtaactattctgggattgaaaatgttactctttcactaattcctattaaagaactattgattgatgaaaaaaaatcataataagggtttttcttgttagcacactaaaacaatcacactcattttaacgtgagatgtttccatggtaaccattcaggaataaaaattaccagtttttcaaagattccacctaaaatccagtatccgacagaatatgtcaaaggaaagggatattttgggctagaaagaccaaatatcctgtataaaaatccagtaatcaacagaaatattatatcaaagggttattttgggatAGAAGGACAAAACATGATATCGAtttttttactgccctgtgtttccatagtaacatatttgcattttaacatttcaaagttttacaaatttcattaaaagtaatcccagttactatgcaaatgctctcctaagagtatttatcacagcatgaactccatgtacatttttatttcatgttgccgtggtaaccatttaggtaaccacagtttttttttatttcaaacgatgcatattttagatcaggggtatctatTCGTtcaccagacaagaaaaggctattttacgagattctgcccatgaagtgaattttctagtcttttgatgatgtgtatacttgctcACCATTAACTCTTTAAGTGCCCCATAGTATATGTAGAAATGCCAGGGGTCTAAGGAACACTCAACTAATATTCACCATGGCACAAACAGGGGCTCTTGGTATGCAGACACAGTCTTTTCATCCCAGACAACCTATATATTCCAAGAGGGCAATAActaaattttcagaatttcccttaaaatatgtaaattagctcaaaatatgcaatttagctctatttgcataaatttgcaaataaggacAAAGTTGTAATTCAAAAGCTTTCAAACAAATTGGCAGCagttttttcatgtttatttataacAACCATTTATTATTCACCCATGTTTTGATGAACCTTTCAAACTATTCACCAAAAATATGTAGATTAGatgagaatatgcaaattagcattctTTTTGTATAAATTAGTTTCATAGGAAGTGTTTCAAACAGAAATGATGCACAATTGCCGTTTTTCTCTATCACAACCATTTGTTATCTGACACATGTATTGAACTTTTGGACTATTTCCAAACTATGTGATAAgtcaagaatatgcaaattagcaatatttgcataaatttgcatcataAATAGGGAGCTTCTAattagaatgcacctcggggacagacatttggactttaaacgtttacaattctcttctgatataccacatgtgggggttcattttaaagctcttggtgaaagaaaactttttaccggcttggtttttcaaaattcaaaaatattatttttctccatagagtaaacacagagatggccgccattttgaattgctaatatctgtaaatcttgggtaatttgtttctcttgtaccaaaatttgcacagtgacccctatttttattcttgattttgaaagggaatgattGAGAGATTCCTTGTGccaggaaagttagagcaaaagtttaagtctttcactttcgaggtgcatactacctttatgGAGACATCATGGTTCAGTGGTTAACGTTCTGGACTCATGATTGGAGGATGGTGAATTCGAGACCGGCTAGGGTAATGGACTCACATTttgaggatggtgagttcaagactgGCTAGCATACTGTGCTCATGattggaggatggtgagttcaagacttGAGCATAGCCATGATGGTGTGTCCTAGAGCTTTACTTCACttctcattgcttctcccctaTAAATATCCCTATGTATATCATGGGTCATTAGAAATATTGCAGTGCCAGTAATTTCTGTAGCTGTTCTGTATCCCACAAGCCtccaacaaatttgatgatccAAGGTGGAGGTAATGATCATCCAATACAAGTAACCCACACATGCCCAAATTATTGAACATATGAAATTCAGACTTTTCAACATCCATACCGGGGCTTGAACTCACACTTATGACAAAAtctattttgaaaactgaacaGTATATTTACTATTTCACATGTTTTTATTTGACAATATATTCTGGTATATACAtaatacaatgacattgataaatataataaatattcattacaaaatttttgttgacttggtcatttatattatttcaataaatatcaggaaagttgtaaaatttgtaaatatctaaatcataataaagtaaaataataaGCAATgatccaatgaaaagtgataACTGACCAATTTCTTGGATTTGTTCTCTTGAAATATTTGATATGTAAAATCAATG
This window harbors:
- the LOC139129186 gene encoding uncharacterized protein, which gives rise to MLKQVETLQCEAKELQEEAKTLADSVEKALLADDDCDDDDEDDDNSEDDGRPPLMTLGKVKKAQEKVQELSEEADRKISEATDIKAKLPKQCGFVVCGIDQALQSFGVGRHSYHGQAFIGNHVNKCCKEENIQTLCKSVIRTTARICP